In Streptomyces sp. NBC_01426, one genomic interval encodes:
- the glgX gene encoding glycogen debranching protein GlgX translates to MQIWPGQAYPLGATYDGAGTNFAVYSEAARRIELCLLHDDGSETAVELRETDAFVRHAYLPGVMPGQRYGFRVHGPYEPEHGLRCNAAKLLLDPYARAISGSVDWGEQVYGYHFGRPDSRNDLDSAPRTMSSVVVNPYFDWANDRPPRHEYHHTVLYEAHVKGLTMRHPDLPEELRGTYGALAHPAVIGHLTKLGVTALELMPVHQYVNDHRLVDDGLSNYWGYNTIGFFAPHNGYASGDRGQQVLEFKSAVRALHEAGIEVILDVVYNHTAEGNHLGPTLSFRGLDNASYYRLAEDPRHYMDTTGTGNSLLMRSPHVLQLIMDSLRYWVTEMHVDGFRFDLAATLARQFHEVDRLSSFFDLVQQDPVVSQVKLIAEPWDLGEGGYQVGNFPPLWTEWNGKYRDTVRDMWRGQPRTLAEFAGRLTGSSDLYQDDGRRPLASINFTTCHDGFTLNDLVSYNEKHNEANREGNRDGETHNRSWNCGVEGPTEDPEVLELRARQMRNFTATLMLSQGVPMLSHGDEFARTQGGNNNAYCQDNALSWVDWPEPGKPAPGLLEFTRQMVWLRRDHPVFRRRRFFHGRPVEGTHDELSDIAWFTPHGEEMRARDWQAQHARALTVFLNGEAISEPGTRGERITDDSFLLMFNAGAEAQDFTVPAGHGAQWRLIVDTARSDVLPPGTGPQFAAGDRVALTGRCMVVLQRPA, encoded by the coding sequence ATGCAGATCTGGCCGGGACAGGCGTATCCGCTGGGTGCCACGTACGACGGCGCCGGCACCAATTTCGCGGTCTACTCCGAGGCCGCCCGACGGATCGAGCTGTGTCTGCTGCACGACGACGGCTCGGAGACCGCCGTCGAACTGCGCGAGACGGACGCCTTCGTCCGCCACGCCTACCTGCCCGGCGTGATGCCGGGCCAGCGCTACGGATTCCGGGTCCACGGCCCGTACGAACCCGAGCACGGCCTGCGCTGCAACGCGGCGAAGCTGCTGCTCGACCCGTACGCGCGGGCCATCAGCGGCAGCGTCGACTGGGGCGAACAGGTGTACGGCTACCACTTCGGTCGGCCGGACTCGCGCAACGACCTGGACTCGGCCCCGCGCACGATGAGTTCGGTCGTGGTGAACCCGTACTTCGACTGGGCCAACGACCGGCCGCCGCGCCACGAGTACCACCACACGGTGCTGTACGAGGCGCACGTCAAGGGTCTGACGATGCGGCACCCGGACCTCCCGGAGGAGCTCCGCGGCACTTACGGCGCCCTCGCGCACCCGGCGGTCATCGGGCACCTGACCAAGCTCGGGGTGACCGCGCTGGAGCTGATGCCGGTGCACCAGTACGTCAACGACCACCGGCTGGTGGACGACGGGCTCAGCAACTACTGGGGCTACAACACCATCGGCTTCTTCGCCCCGCACAACGGCTACGCCTCCGGTGACCGGGGCCAGCAGGTGCTGGAGTTCAAGTCCGCGGTGCGGGCCCTGCACGAGGCCGGGATCGAGGTGATCCTGGACGTGGTCTACAACCACACGGCCGAGGGCAACCACCTGGGGCCGACGCTGTCCTTTCGAGGCCTGGACAACGCCTCGTACTACCGGCTGGCGGAGGACCCGCGGCACTACATGGACACCACCGGCACCGGGAACTCCCTGCTGATGCGGTCCCCCCACGTACTCCAGCTGATCATGGACTCGTTGCGCTACTGGGTGACGGAGATGCACGTCGACGGCTTCCGCTTCGACCTCGCGGCCACCCTCGCCCGGCAGTTCCACGAGGTGGACCGGCTGTCGTCGTTCTTCGACCTGGTCCAGCAGGATCCGGTGGTCAGCCAGGTGAAGCTGATCGCCGAGCCCTGGGACCTGGGCGAGGGCGGCTACCAGGTGGGCAACTTCCCGCCGCTGTGGACGGAGTGGAACGGCAAGTACCGCGACACGGTCCGGGACATGTGGCGCGGGCAGCCACGCACGCTGGCGGAGTTCGCGGGACGGCTGACGGGCTCCTCCGACCTCTACCAGGACGACGGGCGGCGCCCGCTGGCCTCCATCAACTTCACCACGTGCCACGACGGTTTCACCCTGAACGACCTGGTCTCCTACAACGAGAAGCACAACGAGGCGAACCGGGAGGGCAACCGGGACGGGGAGACCCACAACCGGTCCTGGAACTGCGGGGTGGAGGGTCCCACGGAGGACCCGGAGGTGCTGGAACTGCGCGCACGTCAGATGCGCAACTTCACGGCCACGTTGATGCTGTCGCAGGGCGTGCCGATGCTGAGCCACGGTGACGAGTTCGCCCGCACCCAGGGCGGCAACAACAACGCCTACTGCCAGGACAACGCGCTGTCCTGGGTGGACTGGCCGGAGCCGGGCAAACCGGCGCCCGGGCTGTTGGAGTTCACCCGGCAGATGGTGTGGCTGCGCCGGGACCACCCGGTGTTCAGGCGGCGCCGGTTCTTCCACGGCAGGCCGGTGGAGGGCACCCACGACGAGCTCTCGGACATCGCCTGGTTCACCCCGCACGGCGAGGAGATGCGGGCCCGTGACTGGCAGGCGCAGCACGCCCGCGCGCTGACGGTGTTCCTCAACGGCGAGGCGATCTCCGAACCGGGCACCCGGGGCGAGCGGATCACCGACGATTCGTTCCTGCTCATGTTCAACGCGGGTGCGGAGGCGCAGGACTTCACCGTCCCGGCGGGGCACGGCGCCCAGTGGCGCCTGATCGTGGACACGGCCCGGTCGGACGTACTGCCACCCGGCACCGGGCCGCAGTTCGCGGCGGGTGACCGGGTGGCGTTGACGGGTCGGTGCATGGTGGTGCTTCAGCGGCCGGCGTAG
- a CDS encoding M14 family zinc carboxypeptidase, translating to MCYPTPHELALAARALADEHPALARLRQVGASRAGRPLWLLSVGGEPDGAGTPGRNVLVVAGAHANEPVGGPTALSLARRVIRDHAPRADCGWHFLLCADPDGAALHRTPRPYSLLDYHRNFFRPPGPEQPEWAPSLLPPDRLPPETRALTALIDELRPVLQISLHGTDLGGSWVQLTQDIPGLSEPFAKSAAELRIPVETGASDATGWPSPGPGIFVMPEPGTEAAGAFHPEDTRLSTWYHAHRYAGTTAIVEVPMWASDLVDDPAPHPDPRRALRMLAGRLSGDADRVAAVRTGVHAVDPDAAPLLRAVDWTLALIPRITVEWTGPGAPTEATTAHIGSIDAFGRRLSLRAAAMLLRVLRAQGHPAAPGLDRLVTGWCEEFAARFQARWIPVATQVEHQARTVLAAYERLRAVNR from the coding sequence ATGTGCTACCCCACTCCGCACGAACTCGCCCTGGCCGCACGCGCCCTGGCGGACGAACACCCCGCTCTGGCGCGGCTGCGTCAAGTCGGCGCCTCGCGGGCCGGCCGGCCGCTGTGGCTGCTCTCCGTCGGCGGGGAGCCCGACGGGGCGGGCACGCCGGGCCGCAACGTCCTCGTCGTCGCCGGGGCGCACGCGAACGAGCCCGTCGGCGGCCCGACGGCCCTCTCCCTGGCCCGGCGCGTCATCCGCGACCACGCCCCCCGGGCCGATTGCGGCTGGCACTTCCTGCTCTGCGCGGACCCCGACGGGGCGGCCCTGCACCGCACTCCCCGCCCGTACTCCCTCCTCGACTACCACCGGAACTTCTTCCGACCCCCCGGGCCCGAACAGCCCGAATGGGCACCGTCCTTACTGCCTCCGGACCGACTGCCGCCCGAGACCCGGGCCCTGACCGCGCTCATCGACGAGCTGCGCCCCGTACTCCAGATCTCCCTGCACGGCACCGACCTGGGCGGCTCCTGGGTCCAGCTCACCCAGGACATACCCGGCCTCTCGGAGCCCTTCGCCAAGTCGGCGGCCGAGCTGCGGATCCCGGTGGAGACGGGTGCCTCCGACGCCACCGGGTGGCCCTCCCCCGGGCCCGGGATCTTCGTGATGCCCGAGCCGGGCACCGAGGCGGCCGGGGCCTTCCACCCGGAGGACACCCGGCTGAGCACCTGGTACCACGCCCACCGGTACGCGGGCACCACCGCGATCGTCGAAGTGCCCATGTGGGCCTCCGACCTGGTGGACGACCCGGCCCCGCACCCGGACCCGCGGCGCGCGCTGCGCATGCTGGCCGGGCGGCTCAGCGGGGACGCCGACCGGGTGGCCGCCGTACGCACGGGGGTGCACGCGGTCGACCCGGACGCCGCGCCCCTGCTGCGGGCGGTGGACTGGACGCTCGCCCTGATCCCCCGGATCACCGTCGAGTGGACGGGCCCCGGGGCTCCCACCGAGGCCACCACGGCGCACATCGGCAGCATCGACGCGTTCGGGCGACGGCTGTCGCTGCGCGCCGCCGCGATGCTGCTGCGCGTGCTGCGGGCACAGGGGCATCCGGCGGCGCCGGGGCTGGACCGCCTGGTGACGGGGTGGTGCGAGGAGTTCGCGGCCCGTTTCCAGGCGCGCTGGATCCCGGTGGCCACGCAGGTGGAGCACCAGGCCCGCACGGTGCTGGCCGCCTACGAACGACTCAGGGCGGTCAACCGGTAG
- a CDS encoding MFS transporter — protein sequence MFGTVDTYRKVIALTGPLLPLVSFLARLPVAMCQFGSVLLIAETTGSLATAGIVGFSLSAGQVALGPVLGRLADRRGQRPVVLGAVAVNAVATGALVAGALAHLDTVPLAAIAVVAGASIPLIGPLARSRSVALARRADADESVVGAVHSLEGTLDEVSFVIGPALVGAATLIAHPAAALAGAAGLVAVFGSVYALHPTASVTAGSPAPARPAGGRSRPPGVVYSVRASLALQGAVFGACQAGIAALTLNLGVPGQAGIVYASMGVVSAVVGLAMGALPARFGLRLRWRLATAAGLAFSVPLVFTDSLLPLYAVVTVLGAACAPHLITAFALTERHVEPARLAEAMAFAASSLVAGQALALGISGQLAEWYGPAGPFALAVAAAALCLVLALATRVPAARPHPAIAIPAQATAPRTGAAGEEAAAATGRTTYAGR from the coding sequence GTGTTTGGAACCGTCGACACCTATCGCAAAGTCATCGCCCTGACCGGGCCCCTTCTGCCGCTCGTCTCCTTCCTTGCCCGACTTCCCGTCGCCATGTGCCAGTTCGGCAGCGTGCTGCTGATCGCGGAGACCACCGGCTCCCTCGCCACCGCCGGGATCGTCGGTTTCTCCCTCTCCGCCGGACAGGTGGCCCTCGGACCCGTCCTGGGCCGGCTCGCCGACCGCCGCGGGCAGCGCCCCGTCGTCCTGGGCGCCGTCGCCGTCAACGCGGTCGCCACCGGAGCCCTGGTCGCCGGGGCCCTCGCGCACCTCGACACGGTCCCGCTCGCCGCGATCGCGGTGGTCGCCGGCGCCTCCATCCCGCTGATCGGGCCCCTCGCCCGCAGCCGTTCCGTCGCCCTGGCCCGCCGCGCCGACGCCGACGAGAGCGTGGTGGGCGCCGTGCACTCGCTCGAAGGCACCCTGGACGAGGTGTCGTTCGTCATCGGTCCGGCCCTCGTCGGCGCGGCCACGCTCATCGCGCACCCGGCCGCGGCCCTCGCCGGCGCCGCCGGCCTCGTCGCCGTCTTCGGCAGCGTCTACGCCCTCCACCCGACGGCCTCCGTCACCGCCGGCTCACCCGCCCCGGCCCGTCCCGCGGGCGGCCGGTCCCGGCCGCCGGGCGTCGTGTACTCCGTACGGGCCTCCCTCGCCCTCCAGGGAGCCGTGTTCGGCGCCTGCCAGGCCGGCATCGCGGCCCTGACCCTGAACCTGGGCGTCCCGGGACAGGCGGGCATCGTCTACGCCTCCATGGGCGTGGTCAGCGCCGTCGTGGGCCTGGCCATGGGCGCGCTGCCGGCCCGCTTCGGGCTGCGACTGCGCTGGAGGCTGGCCACCGCCGCGGGGCTGGCCTTCTCGGTGCCGTTGGTGTTCACCGACAGCCTGCTGCCGCTGTACGCGGTCGTCACCGTGCTCGGCGCCGCCTGCGCCCCGCACCTGATCACCGCGTTCGCGCTCACCGAACGGCACGTGGAGCCCGCCCGGCTCGCCGAGGCGATGGCCTTCGCCGCCAGCTCGCTCGTCGCCGGCCAGGCCCTCGCGTTGGGGATCAGCGGTCAACTCGCCGAGTGGTACGGGCCCGCGGGCCCCTTCGCGCTCGCCGTGGCCGCGGCCGCGCTGTGTCTGGTCCTGGCCCTGGCCACCCGGGTGCCCGCCGCCCGCCCGCACCCGGCGATCGCCATCCCCGCACAGGCGACGGCGCCGCGGACCGGGGCGGCCGGCGAGGAGGCGGCGGCCGCCACCGGGCGGACCACCTACGCCGGCCGCTGA
- a CDS encoding DUF1707 and FHA domain-containing protein — MTSSFEYPGLPAPRLSDAERDQALGRLREGAALGKLSHDTFLRRMELALVARRAEDLAVLTADLQSRRGTESAWTRRLFGWVGRASAVSVGVRKAWHAERLPKLLLPHPSALPLAIGRDPGNGLRLTHETVSRAHAELSLRDGLWVLKDLGSANGTTVNGRRVTGSAVVREGDEIGFGRMTFRLSLD, encoded by the coding sequence GTGACGTCGAGTTTCGAGTACCCCGGCCTCCCCGCGCCCCGCCTCTCCGACGCCGAGCGCGACCAGGCGCTGGGCCGGCTCAGAGAGGGCGCGGCCCTGGGAAAGCTGTCCCATGACACCTTCCTGCGGCGCATGGAGCTGGCCCTGGTGGCCCGCCGCGCGGAGGACCTCGCGGTGCTCACCGCCGACCTCCAGAGCCGGCGGGGCACCGAAAGCGCCTGGACCCGTCGGCTGTTCGGCTGGGTGGGCCGGGCGTCGGCCGTGAGCGTCGGCGTCCGCAAGGCCTGGCACGCCGAGCGGCTGCCCAAGCTGCTGCTGCCCCACCCGAGCGCCCTGCCGCTCGCCATCGGACGCGACCCCGGCAACGGTCTGCGGCTCACCCACGAGACCGTGTCCCGGGCGCACGCCGAACTCAGCCTGCGCGACGGCCTGTGGGTGCTCAAGGACCTCGGCTCCGCCAACGGCACCACCGTCAACGGCCGCCGCGTGACGGGCTCGGCCGTGGTCCGGGAGGGCGACGAGATCGGCTTCGGCCGGATGACCTTCCGCCTCTCCCTCGACTGA
- a CDS encoding DUF397 domain-containing protein, which produces MTETPRWFTSSYSDNGGACVEVADALGSTLGAVLVRDSKNPGGPHLSLTREGFAGLLALARRRR; this is translated from the coding sequence GTGACCGAGACCCCCCGTTGGTTCACATCCAGCTACAGCGACAACGGCGGCGCTTGCGTGGAAGTCGCCGACGCGCTCGGCAGCACTCTTGGTGCCGTACTGGTTCGCGACAGCAAGAACCCGGGCGGGCCGCACCTGTCCTTGACTCGGGAGGGGTTCGCCGGATTGCTGGCGCTCGCCAGGCGCCGGCGCTGA
- a CDS encoding GNAT family N-acetyltransferase, producing the protein MTPGRYVCDARIQVRGPAPLMLLLRLGADEGTVRDVASAGGELRCTLETHEGPHADLLSENAEGSALWARWTDQGPLDELMWLPDCPASDDTPGGTGDGCCQFLGHQGGHTWEVTDPELERLRAVLPALHDLTFGHPLDPVSTGPRAALRVFAGAGNGAEDEGMEHTSVVRPARPEDLPRLVELIHEHIAYEKSEPRPPGLADRLGPHLFAEDSRLWVLLALTPAGEVAGYAACSTEYAFWDARHHLHMDCLYLAEEARGHGLGAALMEAVAALARELGLDHVEWQTPDWNEGAIRFYDRLGATGMPKRRYALPVTPPVTPPVTPPVALPGEPATG; encoded by the coding sequence GTGACGCCCGGGCGGTACGTGTGCGACGCGCGCATCCAGGTGCGCGGTCCGGCACCCCTGATGCTCCTGCTCCGGCTCGGCGCCGACGAGGGCACCGTCCGAGACGTGGCGTCGGCCGGCGGCGAGCTGCGCTGCACACTGGAGACGCATGAAGGTCCCCATGCCGACTTGCTGAGCGAGAACGCAGAGGGATCGGCCCTCTGGGCCCGCTGGACGGACCAGGGCCCGCTCGACGAATTGATGTGGCTGCCGGACTGCCCCGCCAGTGATGACACCCCCGGCGGCACCGGCGACGGGTGCTGCCAATTCCTCGGTCACCAGGGCGGCCACACCTGGGAAGTCACCGATCCCGAGCTGGAGCGGTTGCGGGCCGTCCTTCCCGCGCTCCACGACCTGACGTTCGGCCACCCCCTCGACCCGGTCTCCACCGGGCCGAGGGCCGCCCTGCGGGTCTTCGCCGGCGCCGGGAACGGGGCGGAGGATGAGGGCATGGAACACACGTCTGTGGTGCGCCCCGCGCGCCCCGAGGATCTGCCGCGGCTCGTCGAACTGATCCACGAGCACATCGCCTACGAGAAGTCCGAGCCCCGCCCGCCCGGTCTGGCCGACCGCCTCGGCCCGCACCTGTTCGCCGAGGACTCCCGGCTGTGGGTGCTGTTGGCCCTGACCCCGGCGGGCGAGGTCGCCGGGTACGCCGCCTGTTCGACGGAGTACGCGTTCTGGGACGCCCGGCACCACCTCCACATGGACTGCCTCTACCTCGCCGAGGAGGCGCGCGGCCACGGCCTCGGCGCCGCGCTGATGGAGGCCGTGGCCGCCCTCGCCCGGGAGTTGGGTCTGGACCACGTCGAGTGGCAGACCCCGGACTGGAACGAGGGCGCGATCCGCTTCTACGACCGGCTCGGCGCGACCGGGATGCCCAAGCGCCGGTACGCCCTGCCGGTCACCCCGCCGGTCACCCCGCCGGTCACCCCGCCGGTCGCGCTGCCGGGGGAGCCCGCTACCGGTTGA
- the treY gene encoding malto-oligosyltrehalose synthase has translation MTQEYLSSQAETDVPTSVTPASTYRLQLCPEFPFAAAEAEVAYLASLGVSHLHLSPVLEAVPGSTHGYDVTDHTRVRDELGGERGLRALAATAREHGLGVVLDIVPNHMAVPSPLRLNRPLWEVLREGPASPYAAWFDIDWEAGDGQVLLPVLAEPLDPAEVKVVGGVLRCGEHEFPLREGTAALETAELLAAQWYRPACWREARTALNYRRFFTISDLIGVRVEDPEVFAATHAKVLDLVRDGVVSGLRIDHVDGLADPREYLRRLRAEVGEGCWIVVEKILAPRERLPADWPVAGTTGYDALHRVDGVFADPVGVDALARLYRESTGAPSWEETAAAATREVLTGDLEAELATLQRRAGADLAAAVRELLIAYPVYRPYPGEPDMPARALEQAASRAGAHAVAGVRDLVARDPAFAARFAQTSAALRAKSLEDRAFYRWAPLLSATEVGGEPGRPAVSVAGFHAYCADLERDWPASGTVLSTHDTKRSADVRARISTLSQAPEHMAGPGDGGPDPRAAWVARQTALGLGEVPERGPRLSAALLKAAREAGLHTSWTEPDERYEAGITEAASRPGALPADLPPELREAARANLLGMTLLHLAMPGVPEVYQGEESEYRALVDPDNRRPAVHPREAAALLEAGGTPRGVAQEKLALTTALLRLRRSRPDLFAGYAPLAARGPAADHCVAFARSAGLIAVATRLSHRLAGAGGWRDTLLPLPAGRWTSLPYGDVHEGEVALSVLLADRPAVMLIGSEAAG, from the coding sequence ATGACCCAGGAGTACTTGAGCAGCCAAGCGGAAACCGATGTTCCGACATCCGTCACTCCGGCGTCCACCTACCGTCTCCAGCTGTGTCCCGAGTTCCCGTTCGCGGCGGCCGAGGCGGAGGTCGCGTACCTCGCCTCGCTCGGCGTGTCCCACCTGCACCTGTCGCCGGTGCTGGAGGCCGTGCCCGGCTCCACCCACGGATACGACGTCACCGACCACACCCGGGTGCGGGACGAGCTCGGCGGGGAGCGGGGGCTGCGGGCGCTCGCCGCGACCGCGCGGGAACACGGGCTGGGCGTGGTGCTCGACATCGTGCCGAACCACATGGCGGTGCCGTCGCCGCTGCGGCTGAACCGGCCGCTGTGGGAGGTGCTGAGGGAGGGTCCGGCGTCGCCGTACGCGGCCTGGTTCGACATCGACTGGGAGGCGGGCGACGGGCAGGTGCTGCTGCCGGTGCTCGCCGAACCGCTCGACCCGGCCGAGGTGAAGGTCGTCGGCGGGGTGCTGCGCTGCGGGGAGCACGAGTTCCCGCTGCGGGAGGGAACGGCCGCACTGGAGACGGCGGAACTCCTGGCCGCGCAGTGGTACCGGCCGGCGTGCTGGCGGGAGGCCCGGACCGCCCTGAACTACCGCCGATTCTTCACCATCTCGGATCTCATCGGGGTTCGGGTGGAAGACCCGGAGGTGTTCGCGGCCACCCACGCCAAGGTGCTGGATCTGGTTCGCGACGGGGTGGTGTCGGGGCTGCGGATCGACCACGTGGACGGGCTGGCGGATCCGCGGGAGTACCTGCGGCGGCTGCGCGCGGAGGTGGGCGAGGGCTGCTGGATCGTGGTGGAGAAGATCCTCGCGCCCCGGGAGCGGCTGCCCGCCGACTGGCCGGTCGCCGGGACCACGGGGTACGACGCGCTGCACCGGGTCGACGGGGTGTTCGCGGATCCGGTCGGGGTCGACGCACTGGCGCGCCTGTACCGGGAGTCGACCGGGGCGCCCTCCTGGGAGGAGACCGCGGCGGCGGCGACCCGGGAGGTGCTGACCGGTGACCTGGAGGCCGAACTGGCGACGCTCCAGCGGCGCGCCGGCGCCGATCTGGCGGCGGCGGTACGGGAGTTGCTGATCGCCTACCCGGTGTACCGGCCCTACCCCGGCGAACCGGACATGCCGGCGCGGGCGCTGGAGCAGGCCGCTTCCCGGGCCGGGGCCCACGCGGTGGCCGGCGTGCGGGACCTGGTGGCGCGGGACCCCGCCTTCGCCGCGCGCTTCGCCCAGACCTCGGCCGCCCTGCGCGCGAAGTCGTTGGAGGACCGGGCCTTCTACCGCTGGGCCCCGTTGCTGTCGGCCACGGAGGTCGGCGGGGAGCCCGGCCGGCCGGCGGTGTCCGTGGCCGGGTTCCACGCGTACTGCGCCGACCTGGAACGGGACTGGCCCGCCTCGGGCACGGTGCTGTCCACCCACGACACCAAGCGGAGCGCCGACGTCCGGGCGCGGATCTCGACGCTCTCGCAGGCTCCGGAGCACATGGCCGGACCGGGCGACGGGGGCCCGGACCCCCGGGCCGCGTGGGTGGCGCGGCAGACGGCCCTGGGCCTCGGGGAGGTTCCCGAACGCGGGCCCCGACTGTCGGCGGCCCTGCTGAAGGCGGCCCGCGAGGCCGGGCTGCACACCAGTTGGACGGAACCGGACGAGCGGTACGAGGCGGGGATCACCGAGGCGGCGTCCCGCCCGGGCGCGCTCCCGGCGGACCTCCCGCCGGAACTGCGGGAGGCCGCCCGGGCCAACCTCCTCGGGATGACCCTGCTGCACCTGGCGATGCCCGGGGTCCCGGAGGTGTACCAGGGCGAGGAGAGCGAGTACCGGGCGCTGGTCGACCCCGACAACCGGCGTCCCGCCGTCCACCCGCGCGAGGCCGCGGCCCTGCTGGAGGCGGGCGGGACCCCGCGGGGCGTGGCGCAGGAGAAGCTGGCCCTGACCACCGCGCTGCTGCGACTGCGTCGTTCCCGGCCCGACCTGTTCGCCGGGTACGCGCCGCTGGCCGCGCGGGGCCCGGCCGCGGACCACTGCGTGGCCTTCGCCCGCTCGGCCGGCCTGATCGCGGTGGCCACCCGGCTCTCGCACCGGCTCGCGGGCGCGGGCGGCTGGCGCGACACCCTGCTGCCGTTGCCGGCGGGGCGCTGGACGTCCCTGCCGTACGGGGACGTGCACGAGGGCGAGGTCGCCCTGTCGGTCCTGCTGGCGGACCGTCCGGCGGTGATGCTGATCGGGTCGGAGGCGGCCGGCTAG
- a CDS encoding helix-turn-helix domain-containing protein — protein MNRNELAPDASPRAAFGARLRSLREARGWTLDDLSERMEYSASHISGVENANRAPTVKFAQRADRALELTGTGETLTNDVFRIKSGSLLEGFPEYVLSEGRAAEVRYFETGIIPGLLQTEAYAEALAQSAVRRGTITPEQAHERVAVVAERQDALRRTPAPPLVMAVLDESCVRRPIGTIAEWDAQLSRLMEFAEQPNTVFQLAPFSMGVRRAFNLPLYILTMPDRSIVAYAESATRGHLERDGKFVAPILSTYYQLQAHALSQPDSVTMIRQIREGTS, from the coding sequence GTGAACAGGAACGAGTTGGCTCCCGACGCAAGTCCCCGCGCCGCCTTTGGCGCACGTTTACGCAGCTTGCGCGAGGCACGCGGCTGGACCCTCGATGATCTCAGCGAGAGAATGGAGTATTCGGCCTCGCACATTTCCGGGGTTGAAAATGCCAATCGCGCTCCAACTGTCAAGTTCGCGCAACGTGCTGACCGTGCGCTGGAACTGACGGGTACAGGGGAGACACTGACGAACGACGTGTTCCGGATCAAGAGCGGATCGTTGCTTGAGGGATTCCCCGAGTACGTGCTCTCGGAGGGACGTGCGGCAGAGGTCCGCTACTTCGAGACGGGCATCATTCCGGGCCTGCTTCAGACCGAGGCATACGCGGAAGCCCTGGCACAGAGCGCAGTCAGGCGCGGCACGATCACTCCTGAGCAAGCCCACGAGCGGGTCGCGGTCGTCGCCGAACGTCAGGACGCGCTACGGCGTACGCCGGCGCCGCCACTCGTGATGGCCGTGTTGGATGAAAGCTGTGTCCGTCGACCGATCGGCACGATCGCCGAGTGGGACGCACAGCTTTCACGGCTGATGGAGTTCGCTGAGCAGCCGAACACCGTGTTCCAACTGGCGCCGTTCAGCATGGGGGTACGGCGTGCCTTCAACCTGCCGCTCTACATTCTGACGATGCCCGACCGCTCGATCGTGGCCTATGCCGAGTCCGCCACCCGAGGACACTTGGAACGCGACGGCAAGTTCGTGGCGCCCATACTGAGTACCTACTATCAGTTGCAGGCCCATGCGTTGTCGCAACCAGATTCCGTGACCATGATCAGGCAGATACGAGAGGGCACGTCGTGA
- a CDS encoding LppU/SCO3897 family protein: MSPQEIPLTITPQQAAHGVILTVALASGPARLRIPSCTDGQLVRARVGDTDVMLRIRVGPVAGTVPGQPAASGASGTSGTAGPSGSKKGCLVAVGLLAAVIVGVVLLNSGDDDKGVASPTPTATPTLSIWSPAPAPPPVVVPTPTTSTGVSVPDPTPSPSEAAPSPFDRGTCLNGTLPDSTTAQRVTGVREVPCSASDAHYRVIESIPMTSDLDRCNDNPKTEYAFSYSYTRNGIPLNEYVYCLVGMD, translated from the coding sequence GTGTCGCCTCAGGAGATCCCCCTCACGATCACCCCGCAGCAGGCCGCCCACGGCGTGATCCTCACCGTGGCCCTGGCGTCGGGGCCCGCCCGCCTTCGGATCCCCTCCTGCACGGACGGTCAACTCGTCCGGGCCCGGGTCGGCGACACCGACGTCATGCTGCGCATCCGGGTGGGCCCGGTCGCGGGCACGGTCCCGGGGCAGCCCGCGGCTTCGGGCGCGTCCGGCACGTCGGGCACGGCCGGCCCGTCGGGCTCGAAGAAGGGGTGCCTGGTGGCGGTCGGGCTCCTCGCCGCCGTGATCGTCGGCGTGGTCCTGCTGAACAGCGGGGACGACGACAAGGGCGTGGCCTCCCCGACGCCCACCGCCACGCCCACGCTCAGCATCTGGTCCCCCGCGCCGGCCCCGCCCCCCGTGGTCGTCCCGACGCCGACCACGTCGACCGGCGTGTCCGTGCCCGACCCCACGCCGTCGCCGTCCGAGGCCGCCCCGAGCCCGTTCGACCGCGGCACCTGCCTCAACGGGACGCTGCCGGACTCGACGACCGCCCAACGGGTCACCGGGGTGCGGGAGGTCCCCTGCTCGGCGTCCGACGCGCACTACCGGGTGATCGAGAGCATCCCGATGACCTCCGATCTGGACCGCTGCAACGACAACCCGAAGACGGAGTACGCCTTCTCGTACAGCTACACCCGCAACGGGATCCCCCTCAACGAGTACGTCTACTGCCTGGTCGGGATGGACTGA